In the genome of Vicia villosa cultivar HV-30 ecotype Madison, WI linkage group LG7, Vvil1.0, whole genome shotgun sequence, one region contains:
- the LOC131619486 gene encoding uncharacterized protein LOC131619486, with translation MEMDGVYPVRVIPLGGDVCLSKDRESRFIEDLIVEGETWWKNWFSEIKRWEEGTVGESRDVWLRIFGIPAHVWMSYFFVALAEVWLKFICVDERTAKGKAFDVARIMVKVNLYLKILDVFPVTIDGKMFNLVMREDAIGLFGSNVEPSGNRDSASSSADSERIWQDFSLKGSLNHGVDVPFRDHGEIDKGDSSGGGGGGSENFKGSFSISVLLGREENSATAWKDAKLGSFDEAVSRFRAETSLNFDSNNISGSAIGVGSVSLKSAGEGNKFCCNGGRILKKSNNSSKGQSRKGEHNGEQRGTLLLNFTAGSGSLEGSQCSVFYGEHIKESDIVRNNGRQWKYLENDFGGNLWDAIAALGVVDVEGCGKKICLSQGIEEGDCENREGQKELTNGDS, from the exons ATGGAGATGGATGGGGTCTACCCAGTGAGAGTAATTCCATTGGGAGGGGATGTCTGTCTGTCGAAGGATAGGGAGTCGAGATTTATTGAAGATTTGATTGTAGAAGGGGAAACCTGGTGGAAAAACTGGTTCTCTGAGATTAAGAGGTGGGAGGAAGGAACGGTTGGTGAGAGTAGGGATGTTTGGCTGAGAATTTTTGGTATCCCTGCTCACGTGTGGATGTCTTACTTTTTTGTGGCATTGGCGGAGGTGTGGCTGAAATTCATTTGCGTGGACGAGAGAACAGCGAAAGGAAAAGCTTTTGATGTCGCAAGGATTATGGTGAAGGTTAATTTATATCTCAAAATACTTGATGTCTTTCCTGTTACCATTGACGGTAAGATGTTTAATTTAGTGATGCGAGAGGATGCGATAGGGTTGTTTGGAAGTAACGTTGAGCCATCGGGAAATAGGGATTCTGCTTCTTCATCAGCAGACTCTGAAAGAATTTGGCAGGAT TTTTCATTGAAGGGAAGTTTGAACCATGGCGTTGACGTTCCGTTCCGTGATCACGGAGAAATTGACAAGGGAGATTCGTCGGGAGGCGGAGGTGGAGGATCAGAAAATTTCAAGGGCTCGTTTTCGATTTCGGTTTTGCTGGGCAGGGAAGAAAACAGTGCTACTGCTTGGAAGGATGCAAAATTGGGGAGTTTCGACGAGGCTGTATCACGTTTTCGGGCAGAAACTTCTTTGAATTTTGACTCGAATAACATTTCTGGGAGCGCGATAGGTGTTGGTTCTGTTTCCTTGAAATCTGCT GGTGAAGGGAACAAATTCTGTTGTAATGGAGGTAGGATATTAAAAAAGTCGAATAACAGCAGCAAAGGGCAGAGCCGGAAAGGTGAGCACAACGGGGAACAAAGGGGAACCTTACTGTTAAATTTCACAGCAGGGTCGGGGAGTTTAGAAGGTTCCCAATGTTCGGTATTCTATGGAGAACATATTAAGGAGTCCGATATAGTTAGAAATAACGGGCGTCAATGGAAGTATTTGGAGAATGATTTTGGTGGAAATTTGTGGGATGCTATAGCGGCATTGGGTGTGGTTGATGTGGAGGGATGTGGAAAGAAAATTTGTTTGAGTCAAGGCATAGAAGAGGGAGATTGTGAGAATCGGGAAGGACAGAAGGAGCTTACTAACGGAGACTCATGA